A genome region from Cryptosporidium parvum Iowa II chromosome 8, whole genome shotgun sequence includes the following:
- a CDS encoding Mtr4p like SKI family SFII helicase — protein sequence MEREERSFDDSPQTQKKAKVDSKNDDNLEELVDENENIVANHTRFDESMKVEHIVYESGTNCVHECIRPCGYVAPTDSKLRVQYDENGKKIPAKEYSFKLDTFQAVSIGCLEIGESVLISAHTSAGKTCVAEYAIAMALKSNQRVVYTSPIKALSNQKYRDLRTTFGDNNVGLLTGDVTVNPLGSIMVMTTEILRSMLYRGSELVREIAWVIFDEIHYMRDKERGVVWEESIILLPDTVRLVFLSATIPNHLEFAEWICRTKHQPCHVVYTDYRPVPLQHFIFPAGGNGVYLVMDENKVFKQDNYMKALSALKIAAESNSSQKEQKKHAGKAQLRVDLESIVNMCQERSYLPIIVFSFSKKDCELNALSLKNIDLSTEEEKESIDFIFNSALATLAEEDRNIPQVVGMLPLLRRGIGIHHGGLLPVVKEIVELLFGESFIKVLFSTETFSMGINMPAKTVIFTSLRKFDGKEYRIVNSGEFIQMSGRAGRRGLDDRGITITMIDELADPWAIKSMLTGQPLRIDSQFYIGYNMLLNLLRLEGADPEYMINRSFSQFLKRKKTVSLHEEINRIQSILDNYKVSEPIIKVIDSNQEQNHSESPTKKSRTSLNKSNSQGNQFVVMSRKVEGVDDIYGSFKESLILPEFSNFSELLTAYAYFLHFSGYKVICKDENLFDSKDFYSKNPRPSNLLEVELPSEKEFLRDKASIHSKISNFVDLCKESCGFETQVNQADIDIIMNEKATGYHIESEKALIRIGDTLFNHFTEMIELNKYIKKFIINSRIIHRFLNPGRLVYIRLPYLEQEEANSLNLQNLESQNENETLELGLKDPKYIFDMNVLNGFSQNQYLDLGWGVLLSNPNPRNKKVDTGFLIEPNKNKNLENQSEYCNNQQEGETQNSNSNSTGIEDSEKFYVRVLLNKKRFPKLVYDKIVKELEKNVEDSINENTDYCVFNCTVSSIQEISTVRLNIPQNRSNITNKNTPGLMSLEISLNKVLEHLGKDKIPLIDYYGDEIINIGNASSDSQICNKLDKFKELQKKIQRESILINKCPFLALLLLYISSHRRHLKERVDEIQKDLREHEYDTIMQKELLGMRKVLKNLDYTDENSIVQLKGRIACEISTSDELLITELLFNNVFFQELKIEYIVAILSSLLYDEKCPDIKLEDSTLAVGYDNILDVAKMIVKISLESGLNIDSTQYMSKFRPQIMPIILKWSKGESFASILENTSFYEGSVIRCLRRLEELLRQVASATKSIGNDDLEKKLKEGIALIRRGIVFTPSLYL from the coding sequence ATGGAAAGGGAAGAAAGATCATTTGATGATTCACCTCAGACTCAAAAGAAAGCTAAAGTTGACAGCaaaaatgatgataattTAGAGGAATTGgttgatgaaaatgagaATATCGTTGCTAATCACACGAGATTCGATGAGAGCATGAAAGTTGAACATATTGTATATGAGTCAGGGACGAATTGCGTACATGAATGTATTAGGCCATGCGGTTATGTTGCTCCAACAGATTCTAAGCTCAGAGTTCAGTATGATGAgaatggaaaaaaaattcctGCAAAGGAATACTCATTTAAACTAGATACTTTTCAGGCTGTATCTATAGGTTGTTTGGAAATAGGAGAAAGTGTATTAATTTCAGCGCATACTTCAGCAGGGAAAACTTGCGTAGCAGAGTATGCTATTGCAATGGCTCTAAAGAGTAATCAGAGGGTTGTATATACATCTCCTATTAAGGCCTTGAGTAATCAAAAGTACAGAGATTTAAGAACTACGTTTGGTGATAATAATGTGGGACTTCTTACTGGAGATGTCACAGTAAATCCACTTGGGTCAATTATGGTAATGACTACTGAAATTCTTAGATCTATGCTTTATAGAGGAAGCGAATTAGTAAGAGAAATAGCCTGGGTCATTTTTGATGAAATCCATTATATGAGAGATAAAGAAAGAGGCGTTGTTTGGGAAGAGTCTATCATTCTTTTGCCAGATACTGTAAGACTAGTGTTCTTGTCCGCTACCATTCCAAATCATTTAGAGTTTGCGGAGTGGATTTGTAGGACAAAACATCAACCTTGTCACGTTGTGTACACAGATTACAGACCTGTTCCTCTACAACATTTTATATTCCCGGCAGGAGGTAATGGAGTTTATTTAGTTATGGATGAAAATAAGGTTTTCAAACAAGATAACTATATGAAGGCGTTGTCAGCTCTGAAAATTGCTGCTGAGAGTAATAGCTCTCAGAAAGAACAGAAAAAACATGCAGGTAAAGCTCAGCTAAGAGTTGACCTTGAAAGCATTGTGAATATGTGCCAAGAAAGGAGTTATCTTCCGATAATCGTTTTCTCCTTCTCAAAGAAAGATTGCGAGTTAAATGCATTATCTTTGAAAAACATTGATTTATCCactgaagaagaaaaggaaaGTATTGacttcatttttaatagtGCCTTGGCAACTCTCGCGGAGGAAGATAGAAACATTCCTCAGGTTGTTGGAATGCTTCCATTATTGAGAAGGGGTATCGGAATTCATCATGGAGGTTTACTTCCTGTTGTAAAGGAAATAGTTGAGCTCCTTTTTGGAGAGtcatttattaaagtaCTATTCTCTACAGAGACTTTTTCTATGGGAATTAACATGCCTGCAAAAACGGTTATCTTTACTTCACTTAGAAAATTTGATGGAAAGGAGTACAGAATTGTTAACTCTGGAGAGTTTATTCAAATGAGTGGTAGAGCAGGAAGAAGAGGTCTTGATGATAGAGGTATCACAATTACTATGATTGATGAACTTGCTGATCCATGGGCTATCAAGTCAATGCTTACTGGACAACCTTTAAGAATTGATAGCCAATTTTATATTGGATATAATATGCTTTTAAACCTTTTAAGATTAGAAGGGGCTGATCCTGAATATATGATTAACCGATCATTTTCACAATTCTTAAAGAGGAAAAAGACTGTATCTTTACAcgaagaaattaataggATTCAGAGCATTTTGGATAATTACAAAGTTTCAGAGCCAATTATTAAAGTCATTGACTCGAATCAAGAACAAAATCATTCAGAAAGTCCTACTAAAAAAAGTAGAACCAGCTTGAATAAAAGCAACTCCCAAGGAAATCAATTTGTAGTTATGAGTAGAAAAGTTGAAGGAGTGGATGATATCTATGGCTCTTTCAAGGAAAGCTTGATATTACCAGAATTCTCAAATTTTTCTGAACTTTTAACTGCTTATGCATATTTTTTACATTTTTCAGGATATAAAGTTATTTGTAAAGATGAAAACctatttgattcaaaagacttttattcaaagaatCCACGCCCTTCAAACTTATTAGAGGTTGAGTTACCTTctgaaaaagaatttttgaGGGATAAAGCCTCAATACATAGTAAAATTAGTAATTTTGTCGATCTTTGTAAAGAGAGTTGTGGTTTTGAGACTCAAGTAAACCAAGCGGATATCGACATTATTATGAATGAGAAAGCTACTGGGTATCATATAGAGTCAGAAAAGGCATTGATTCGAATTGGAGACACTCTTTTCAATCATTTTACAGAAATGATTGAgcttaataaatatataaaaaagtTCATTATCAATTCTAGGATAATCCACAGATTCCTTAATCCAGGAAGATTAGTATATATTAGATTACCATATTTAGAACAAGAAGAAGCAAATTCACTGAATTTACAGAATTTAGAGTctcaaaatgaaaatgagaCTTTGGAACTTGGTTTAAAAGAtccaaaatatatatttgatatGAATGTTTTAAATGGGTTTAGCCAAAACCAGTATTTAGATTTAGGCTGGGGAGTTTTGCTTAGCAATCCAAACCCCAGAAACAAAAAGGTGGATACTggatttttaattgaacCAAATAAGAACAAAAATCTTGAGAATCAAAGTGAATATTGCAACAATCAGCAGGAAGGTGAAACGCAAAATTCAAACTCTAACTCAACAGGTATAGAAGATTCTGAAAAGTTCTATGTTAGGGTTCTGTTGAACAAGAAGCGTTTCCCAAAACTAGTATATGATAAGATTGTTAAAGAGTTAGAGAAGAATGTTGAAGACTCTATTAATGAGAACACTGATTATTGTGTTTTTAATTGCACTGTTTCGTCAATACAAGAAATTAGTACTGTTCGATTAAATATTCCTCAGAATAGAAGTAATATTACCAATAAAAATACTCCAGGCTTGATGTCATTAGagatttcattaaataaggTACTCGAACATCTTGGCAAGGATAAGATTCCACTAATAGACTACTATGGTGATGAAATCATCAACATTGGAAATGCATCATCAGATTCTCAAATTTGCAATAAACTAGATAAATTCAAGGAGCTACAAAAGAAGATACAACGAGAGTctattttaataaacaaatGTCCATTTTTAGCTTTGCTATTGTTATATATTAGCTCTCACAGACGTCACTTGAAAGAAAGAGTAGATGAAATACAAAAAGATTTGAGGGAGCACGAATACGATACTATTATGCAGAAGGAATTGCTTGGAATGAGAAAGGTCTTAAAGAATTTAGATTATACTGATGAAAATAGCATTGTGCAATTGAAAGGGAGAATAGCTTGTGAAATTTCAACATCAGATGAACTTCTAATCACTGAATTACTGTTCAACAATGTCTTTTtccaagaattaaaaattgaatatattgttGCTATTTTATCATCCTTATTATATGACGAGAAATGCCCTGATATAAAGTTGGAAGATTCTACTTTAGCAGTGGGATATGATAATATTCTGGACGTTGCAAAAATGATTGTAAAGATTTCATTAGAATCGGGTTTAAACATTGATTCAACACAATATATGAGTAAATTTAGACCCCAAATTATGCCTATAATTCTTAAGTGGAGTAAAGGAGAGAGTTTTGCATCTATTCTTGAAAATACAAGCTTTTACGAAGGAAGCGTAATAAGGTGTCTGAGGAGGCTGGAGGAGCTACTCAGACAAGTTGCAAGCGCGACAAAATCTATTGGAAATGATGACCTTGAGAAAAAGCTCAAAGAAGGTATTGCACTTATCAGGAGGGGCATCGTTTTTACTCCAAGTTTGTATCTTTAG
- a CDS encoding sushi-domain containing secreted protein; with a signal peptide, low complexity region followed by a sushi domain yields the protein MISKIKFCFIFICIFLVFCKLPYISRCEQLESEEISTGEDEFGEVDTGIVSQKEFRKIMSSKSNDEQAKEQSSSKSGESKPEESNLDKTKPKEPSPDEKKPEESKSDEAKPGESKSDETKPGESKSDETKPGESKSDEAKPGESKSDETKPGESKSDETKPGESKSDESKPEETKPDETKPEEAKSEEAKPEETKPDEKNPEESKPEETKPEEAKHDEENSGKGNSTEPKSLESIENSKDDLKKEDKSEDSSAKESTEENSNKSSDSEADANKDFSSSEVAQEEDLASESTDNLNDQTGNSDGAENTSEEKSSEENDEKSMKTDTNDQSNGDVKNDEVKNEDSKNDTSLSDASKDTSKEGNNSEIKANGDDKLEDNVEKTIQEMKDKLGVKPEDETIKRVDDQFIVIVKKLKQKSNEIPTDTKDVEVKSHDTTDKNPPEKNEEKSLSSENQTEPTKEENNDEKKESETETENHEQKSNQELIEKLKSLSNNDKNEAADEKIKKINNLLEVSESDEKMEKLIQEKKDYDAKKKEKEKLPLQKKKKWYEKRDPITGELLFDAEALSRNITSTITAKRRKGVFSKCVEFHGQKENCESSQNCFYDSVYEMCLFDCTLLNKKDACEEYLECRFDFVVPRKACVNDCFQSRNFAKQELNGIMRGCMWCTQEVMCNTLSSLQRKKFPDASQREFDCNWQMQNGLENNDENVENSLCVDRNLGRSMTDKDLIAATYISSQTKLVHEAAERIKVQMVNSGETEESANLHVQNINLLKMNICYPPNIPYSQVKPEKKYYLNDEVIEVDCDDGYKITGANNQLRCENGIFSPKVYCIAMREIERQKSSISKHFNKILNLLINSITGGGEWINVGIEKMNESKDQERGEFPDALMDESEEKTNDENKNTKSEEDIDKASSNDTTTTTSTTTSTSTASISDKDAKSTTKDELGKESDNKEEEKGIKVKDTDQEEKKNNETNNEKDSLESLEVSSESGATGKNILLDRVTGAPILVKNN from the coding sequence ATGATTTCCAAAATCAAATTctgttttatttttatttgtatatttttAGTATTTTGCAAACTTCCATATATTTCAAGATGTGAACAATTGGAATCTGAAGAAATTTCTACTGGAGAGGATGAATTTGGAGAGGTTGATACTGGGATCGTATCACAAAAGGAGTTTAGAAAGATAATGTCATCTAAGTCAAATGATGAACAGGCAAAAGAACAATCGAGCTCAAAATCTGGGGAAAGCAAACCCGAAGAGTCGAATCTTGATAAAACAAAACCCAAAGAGCCTAGTCCTGATGAAAAAAAACCCGAAGAGTCTAAGTCTGATGAAGCAAAGCCCGGAGAATCTAAGTCTGATGAAACAAAACCCGGAGAATCTAAGTCTGATGAAACAAAACCCGGAGAATCTAAGTCTGATGAAGCAAAACCCGGAGAATCTAAGTCTGATGAAACAAAACCCGGAGAATCTAAATCTGATGAAACAAAACCCGGAGAATCTAAGTCTGATGAATCAAAACCCGAAGAGACTAAACCTGATGAAACCAAGCCAGAAGAGGCCAAATCTGAGGAAGCCAAGCCCGAAGAGACTAAACCTGATGAAAAAAACCCTGAAGAGTCCAAGCCTGAAGAAACCAAACCTGAAGAAGCTAAAcatgatgaagaaaattctGGCAAAGGCAATTCTACTGAGCCAAAATCGCTTGAAtctattgaaaattcaaagGATGATTTGAAAAAGGAAGATAAATCTGAAGATAGTAGTGCAAAAGAATCAACGGAAGAGAATTCAAACAAGAGCTCCGATTCTGAAGCTGATGCCAATAAAGATTTTTCCAGCTCCGAAGTTGCTCAGGAAGAAGACTTGGCATCTGAATCTACTGATAATCTGAACGATCAGACAGGAAATAGCGATGGAGCAGAAAATACTAGTGAAGAAAAATCTAGTGAAGAGAATGATGAAAAGTCAATGAAAACAGATACTAACGATCAATCTAATGGTGATGtaaaaaatgatgaagTTAAAAACGAGgattcaaaaaatgataCATCATTATCTGATGCCTCAAAAGATACTTCTAAAGAAGGCAATAATTCAGAAATCAAAGCAAATGGCGATGATAAGTTAGAAGATAATGTCGAAAAGACAATACAAGAAATGAAGGATAAATTGGGTGTTAAACCAGAAGATGAGACTATTAAAAGAGTTGATGACCAGTTTATTGTTATTGttaagaaattaaaacaGAAGAGTAATGAAATTCCAACAGATACTAAAGATGTAGAAGTGAAATCCCATGATACAACTGACAAAAATCCTCCTGAAAAAAACGAGGAAAAATCACTATCAAGTGAAAATCAAACAGAACCAACCaaggaagaaaataatgatgaaaaaaaagaatctGAAACTGAAACTGAAAACCACGAGCAAAAATCTAATCaagaattaatagaaaagtTAAAATCACTatctaataatgataaaaatgaagCAGCTGAcgaaaaaattaaaaagatcAATAACTTATTAGAAGTTAGTGAAAGTGATGAGAAGATGGAGAAGCtaattcaagaaaagaAGGATTATGATGCtaagaagaaagaaaaagaaaaacttCCACTtcagaagaagaaaaaatggtATGAGAAAAGAGATCCAATTACAGGAGAATTACTGTTCGATGCAGAAGCACTATCTAGAAATATTACATCAACTATTACAgcaaaaagaagaaaaggagTATTCAGTAAGTGTGTCGAGTTTCATGGCCAAAAAGAAAACTGTGAATCTTCACAAAACTGTTTCTATGATTCAGTCTATGAAATGTGCCTATTTGACTGTACTTTACTAAATAAAAAGGATGCTTGCGAAGAATATTTAGAATGTAGATTTGATTTTGTTGTTCCAAGAAAAGCGTGCGTAAACGATTGTTTCCAAAGTAGGAACTTTGCAAAGCAAGAATTAAATGGGATAATGAGAGGCTGTATGTGGTGCACGCAAGAAGTTATGTGTAATACACTTTCTAGTTTGCAAAGGAAAAAGTTCCCAGATGCATCCCAAAGAGAATTCGACTGTAACTGGCAAATGCAAAATGgtttagaaaataatgatgaaaatgttgaaaatTCACTCTGTGTCGATAGAAATTTGGGAAGATCAATGACTGATAAGGATTTGATTGCGGCAACATATATTTCGTCCCAAACTAAATTAGTACATGAAGCAGCAGAAAGAATCAAGGTACAAATGGTTAATAGCGGTGAAACTGAAGAGAGTGCAAATTTGCATGTTCAAAACATTAACTTActtaaaatgaatatttgttATCCTCCAAATATTCCTTACTCCCAAGTAAAGcctgaaaaaaaatactattTGAATGATGAAGTTATTGAAGTAGATTGTGATGATGGATACAAAATTACTGGAGCAAACAATCAACTACGTTGCGAAAATGGCATATTTTCACCAAAAGTATATTGTATTGCTATGAGAGAAATTGAGAGGCAAAAAAGTTCTATAAGCAAACATTTTAATAAGATCCTTAATTTGTTAATCAACTCAATTACAGGAGGTGGTGAATGGATTAATGTTGGTATTGAAAAGATGAATGAATCTAAAGATCAAGAAAGAGGCGAATTTCCAGATGCTTTAATGGATGAAAGTGAAGAAAAAACTAATGATGAGAATAAAAACACAAAATCTGAAGAAGATATAGATAAAGCATCTTCCAATGAtactactaccactactAGTACTACTACTTCCACCTCCACTGCTTCTATCAGTGATAAGGATGCCAAAAGTACTACAAAAGATGAATTAGGTAAAGAATCagataataaagaagaagagaaagGAATAAAAGTTAAAGATACAGatcaagaagaaaagaaaaacaacGAAACAAACAATGAGAAGGATAGTTTAGAATCATTAGAAGTTTCATCTGAATCTGGTGCAACAggaaagaatattttattggATAGGGTTACAGGAGCTCCAATTTTAGTGAAAAACAACTAA
- a CDS encoding apicomplexan specific coiled coil protein — protein MDGNSSSTKLSGSGLPPMSFSPEIQGFIVTKFDPLLSIVKELNDHLQSSDKERLRLEYRVSRIERTLESLIKIVTDLGYKLPEEDEFEKNIPELKNELSLLLSGEESVTAPWLFSVQSGTPISSLQVLLEFSQSNTEVLLADTWRREEDMWIGFLDDLPDEFSTRRPESLSLVDLRRAARRALLEVIRGELLLVIRNVPGKQEVPHNPLPVTLVAILAAAFSEAWERVESSDPNSLGRLALVLEGDNIGSRLRAGKKKFAIEALN, from the coding sequence ATGGATGGTAATTCATCGTCGACAAAACTAAGTGGATCGGGACTCCCTCCCATGTCCTTTTCTCCTGAGATTCAAGGTTTTATTGTCACAAAATTTGATCCTCTGCTTTCAATagttaaagaattaaatgacCATTTGCAATCTTCAGATAAGGAAAGATTAAGGCTTGAATACAGAGTTTCAAGGATTGAACGGACTTTAGAAAGTTTAATTAAGATTGTAACAGATTTAGGATATAAACTTCCAGAAGAggatgaatttgaaaaaaatattccagaattaaaaaatgagcTCAGCCTTTTACTTTCAGGAGAAGAAAGTGTTACAGCTCCATGGTTGTTCTCTGTCCAGTCAGGAACTCCTATTTCATCGCTTCAGGTTCTTTTAGAATTTTCACAATCAAATACTGAAGTGTTACTTGCTGATACTTGGAGAAGAGAAGAAGATATGTGGATTGGATTTCTGGATGATCTTCCCGATGAATTCTCTACAAGAAGACCTGAAAGTCTCTCTCTGGTTGATCTTAGAAGAGCAGCAAGGAGGGCTTTACTTGAAGTAATACGCGGAGAATTACTTCTTGTAATTAGAAATGTACCTGGAAAGCAAGAAGTTCCACATAATCCACTACCAGTAACATTGGTCGCTATTCTTGCTGCAGCTTTTTCTGAAGCCTGGGAAAGAGTTGAATCTTCGGATCCAAATTCTCTAGGAAGGCTTGCTTTAGTTCTAGAAGGTGATAATATTGGTAGTAGACTCCGTGCTGgtaagaaaaaatttgcAATAGAGGCtttaaattga